The segment CAAATTAGGCATAGAAGGCGAAGGTCAAGTCCCCCTCGTCAATGTCAAAGCAGATCCAGAGATCATCCCCATCCTGAAAAAGAGTAAAGGCTATTATCCTGCTTATTATATGAATAAACAACATTGGATCAGTGTAGCTTTGAATGGTGCAGTCACAGAAAAGCAACTCTTTTATATACTGAAAGAGAGTTATGATTTAACGTAATTAGGCAGAAGTCGCCCATCCTCTCTAGGTGGGTGATGAATGTCGTTCGGTATGAGGATTGCCGTTGGCAACTCGAAACCCGACAGGTTATTATGTTCGACGTTATTATCAATCTATAGGAGAAATGAGTGGATAGAACAATGGCATTCGACACGAATCACCATTCAGAATTTCTCCTCTATTCTCACCTTGTGTTGGTAACTAAATACCGTAGACAAGTGATTGACGCTGAACGATCTGAATTTGCTAAAACCACTTTTGTACGAATGGCAGAATCTTATCCCTTTAGTTGAGTGGCATCATGAGAAAGATCATGTGCAAAACCCATCTAAAACAGAACTGACAATATTCATCACTGCTTATCAACGTGATTTCCCACGAATCAAACAGTTTCTTTGAAAAGAAATGGTTTCGTCTAAAAATTTTTGACTACTGGTGACGTATCTATTAGTGACATCAAGAAATAGAGTCAAAGCCAAGGAAACAATCACAAGGAGTAGATGAAGCTGATGGAACGACTGAAAGCATATAAATTTAGAATTTATCCAACAGAAGAACAAGAAATTTTCTTTGCCAAATCTTTTGGTTGTGTCC is part of the Enterococcus mundtii genome and harbors:
- a CDS encoding MmcQ/YjbR family DNA-binding protein; the encoded protein is MDLTEKLVDFATTLEAVQMDHPFGKFPDYIVFRHQSTGKWFGLIVSVEKDKLGIEGEGQVPLVNVKADPEIIPILKKSKGYYPAYYMNKQHWISVALNGAVTEKQLFYILKESYDLT